One genomic window of Cinclus cinclus chromosome 6, bCinCin1.1, whole genome shotgun sequence includes the following:
- the GSKIP gene encoding GSK3B-interacting protein, with translation METDCNPMELSNNTGFEEDSDYRDFEGTDVKDMRLEAEAVVNDVLFAVSNMFVSKTLPCAEDVAYINVETRERNRYCLELTEAGLRVVAYDFDQTDDRLQTPYHETVYSLLDSLSPAYREVFGNALLQRLEALKKESQS, from the exons ATGGAGACTGATTGCAATCCTATGGAGTTGTCCAATAATACAGGATTTGAAGAGGATTCTGATTATAGAGACTTCGAAGGAACAGATGTGAAAGATATGAGACTAGAAGCTGAAGCTGTTGTAAATGATGTTTTGTTTGCCGTCAGCAACATGTTTGTGTCAAAAACCCTTCCCTGTGCAGAGGATGTGGCATATATCAATGTGGAAACCAGGGAAAGGAACAGATACTGTCTGGAGCTCACCGAAGCAGGACTCAGG GTAGTAGCTTATGATTTTGATCAGACTGATGACAGACTGCAAACACCATATCATGAGACTGTCTACTCCTTGTTGGACTCTCTCAGCCCTGCGTATCGAGAGGTGTTTGGAAATGCATTACTACAAAGACTAGAAGCTTTGAAGAAGGAAAGTCAGTCATGA